The window CCTCCCCCGGCGCAGCAGTACCGCCGGCGTGGCGAAAAAACCAGCGCTGGCCTATCCCGGCAGCAGCAGCGGCCTGCATGTCCGTCGCCGTGTCGCCGACCATCGCCGAATTGCCCATCTCCAGCCCGTAGGCATCACGCGCAGCCAACAGCATGCCCGCAGCGGGCTTGCGGCAATCACAGACCCGCAGATAGTCGCCGAGTCCGGCGGTCGGGTGATGCGGGCAGTGGTAAACCCGCTCGATCCTGGCGCCCTGCTCCGCGAAACGCTGCAGCATCCAGCCCGTGAACGCCTGGTACTGTTCCTCGT of the Cupriavidus malaysiensis genome contains:
- the gmhB gene encoding D-glycero-beta-D-manno-heptose 1,7-bisphosphate 7-phosphatase, encoding MGVPALFLDRDGVINVDTGYVHRPQDCVFVSGIFELVRRANAAGMLVFVVTNQAGIARGYYDEEQYQAFTGWMLQRFAEQGARIERVYHCPHHPTAGLGDYLRVCDCRKPAAGMLLAARDAYGLEMGNSAMVGDTATDMQAAAAAGIGQRWFFRHAGGTAAPGEAEVSCTVVSALEEIDPAIALARRP